The sequence CGGCAGGGTTGGTCGGCGATGGTAGGGCAGGGGATGCCACCGGACACCGGCCGCGGCCAGTTCCGCTTTTGTTTTTTCGATTGCCCGGGGAGCGGCAAGTTCAGGTTTCTCGAAACTTATCGCCCGGATATTCACACCCCGGCGGGCGAGTTCACGGATATAGGGCAGGACCTGGCTTTGGCCCAGCGGGTCCAGCAGTCCGTCGTAACTAATATACATTACCCTGGTAGTCATCCGTCCTGCCCGTCGAAAAATTCCCTCAGCCACAACTCGAACATCAGCAGGATCCACAGGTGGTGGCCACGGTCGCGGCGCCCCTCCCAGTGCTGCTCCAGCAGCGCCTGGACTTTCTCCGGGTTGAAAAATCCGCGATTGGCGAAAGAATCGCCCAGCAGATGGTCGGCAACGAACTCGCGCAGCTCGCCGCGGAACCAGCTCCCGATCGGTACGGCGAACCCCCACTTGCGCCTGGACAGCACTTCCGGCGGCAGCCAGGGGCTGACCGCTTCCTTGAGGATCGCTTTCAGCTTGCGGCCCCGCAGTTTGTAGGCGGCCGGCAGGCGGGCGGCCAGTTCCATCAGTTCGTGGTCCAGCAGCGGGCTGCGGCCTTCGAGGCCGTTGGCCATCGTGGCGATATCCACCTTGACCAGCAAGTCGTTGGGCAGGTAGAACATGGTGTCGACAAACGCGGCCGCCTCGGAACCGTCAAGCTCCCGCGCCTGCTCGAACAGGGGGCGCAGCAGCTCAACCGAATTTGTGCTTCCCGCGGCATCCAGCGCCGTGGCGCTAAGCAGCTCCCGTTTACTGTCCTCGGAGAAAAACCCGATAAAGCGGGCGTAACGCTCTGTGCGCGGCAGGTTGGCGGCCTCGGCGAACCGTCGCAGGCCGGCGGCCAGACTCGTGCGTTCGTGCGCCCTGGGGCAGACCAGCCCCAGCACGCCGCTGCCCAGTTTTCTGACAGGAGAGGGCAGAGAGTGGAACAGGTCGGCCATGTGCATGGCGTAGTGCCTGCGGTAACCGGTGAACGACTCGTCTCCGCCATCGCCGTTGAGAGCCACGGTCACGTGACGGCGGGTCATTCGCGAGAGGTAGAATGTCGGGATCGCCGAGCTGTCCGCGTACGGCTCGCCGTAGTGTCTGACCAGCAGCGGCAGCACCTCCAGGGCTTTCGGCTGGACGATAAACTCCTCATGCTCGGTGTCGTAGGCCCGTGCCACCATCCGCGCGTACGGCAGCTCGTTGAACTTCTTCTCCTCGAAGCCGATGCTGAACGTTTTAACCCGTCCACCGCCGGCCCGGCTCATGGCCGCCACCACGGCGCTGGAGTCTATCCCCCCGCTGAGAAAGGCGCCCAGCGGCACCTCGCTCATCAGCCGCAGACTGGTGGCCTCCAGTAGTTTCTCGCGGATTGCCTCGCAGGCCTCCTCGCGGCTGATATTCAGCTTGGGACCGTAGGAGAGTTCCCAGTAGCGGCCTGTCTGGATCCGGCCGTCGCGCCAGCTGAGCCAGTGGGCGGGCGGCAGCTTGCATACGCCATCGAACGCGGTCAGCGGAGCCGGTACGCACATGAAAGTCAGGAAATGGGAAATCGCGCTCCAGTCGATCCGTCTTTCGATCCGCCGGTCGGTCAGCAGGGAGGCCAGCTCGCTGGAAAACGATATCCTGCCGCCGGCCCGATGATAAACCAGCGGCTTCTTGCCCGCCCGGTCGCGGGCCAGGTGCAGCTCGCCCCGGTTCTGGTCCCAGAGCGCGAAGGCGAACATCCCGCGCAACCTGCGGCAGGCCCCGTCGATCCCGTGGCTCTCGTAGAGGTGGATAACCGTCTCGGCGTCAGAGCGGGTGGCGAAGCGGTGGCCGGCGGCCTCGAGTTGTTCTGTAAGCTGGAGGTAGTTATAAATCTCGCCGTTGAACACGAGCTTGATCGAACCGTCTTCGCTGGCGAGCGGCTGCCGGCCGCCGGCAACATCGATAATGCTCAGACGACGGAACGCCAGGCCGGCCGAAGCTCCGCCGTCACCCGTACCTTCGGCGGCCGGGTTACGGTAAAAACCGTCATCGTCCGGTCCGCGATGGACAATCGCGGAGGCCATTGCACCCAGCAGTTGCTGCTCGATCGGCACTCCGCTGCTGTCGGCGATTCCGGCTATCCCGCACATGGTTTATTCCCCGGCTTCCCGCGTGGGCTGTTTGCGGACTACGCGACCCTTGCGGGAAAAGCTCCGTCCGCAAGCAGCGCAGACGGTCTCTTCGGCGCCTTCGGGATCGATTCCCAGTTCCAGGCGCACGCCGCAGGTGCACATCCAGCCTTGGAGTCTGGCCGGAACACCGAAAACCAACGCATGGTCGGGAACATCGCGGGTGACCAGCGAGGCCGCGCCCACGAACGCGTGGACGCCGATCGTGTTGCCGCAGACCACGGTGGCGTTGGCCCCGATAGTGGTGCCCTGTTTGACCAGGGTCTGCTTGTACTCGTCCTTGCGCGGCGTGTGGCTGCGGGGGTTGACCACGTTGGTGAACACCATCGACGGGCCGCAGAACACATAGTCCTCCAGAATTACGCCGTCGTAAAGCGATACGTTATTCTGGATTTTCACCCCATCGCCCACAATCGCGGTCGAATGAACCACCACGTTCTGGCCCAGGCTGCAGTCCCGGCCAAGCCGCGCTCCGCCCATGACATGGCTGAAGTGCCAGATCTTGGTTCCCTCGCCGATCACCGCCCCATCATCGATACAGGCGGTTTCGTGGGCGAAATATTTTTTTGAATCGTCGCTCATTGATTTTTTCCGGACACAGGGTTGAAAGCGTCGAGCTGAATCGCGGCCCGGTCCACCCGTTGGTCATGCGGGGTCATCAGCCAGGCGCGGCGCTGCTCCAGATCATCGACTATCCGCCCGGCGACCTTGCCGTCCCAGAACTCCAGGTTACCTCCGGTCTTGCCCCGGCCCTCGGCCGCATCGCTCGCCAGGCGGACAATCAACTCGCGGTTGTGGCCGGCCAGCGTGTTCGTGCCCTCCAGGATCGTTTCGGGCCGCTCGGTGTTCTCGCGCAGGGTGATACATGGTATTCCGAGGTAAGTGGTTTCCTCCTGGACCCCGCCTGAATCGCTGATCGCCAGCCGGGCGGATTTCATCAGGCAGAGGAAGTCCAGGTAACCCAGGGGTTCGATCAGGCTGATGCCCTCGGCGTTCTGCAACGCCGAATCCAGTCCGGATTCCGCCAGCATCTTGACCGTGCGGGGGTGGACCGGGAACACCAGCGGCAGGCTGCGGCTGACCTCGACCAGCGCAGCGACAATTTCCGCCAGAATCTCCCGGTTATCGACATTGGCGGGCCGGTGCAGCGTCACCAGCCCGTAGCCATCGGCGGGCAGGCCGAGTTCAGCCGCCACCTTGCGCTTGCCGGCCGGTTCCAGGAAACCGATCAGCGAGTCGATCATGATGTTGCCCACGAGGCTGATTTTCTCCTTCGCCACGCCCTCGTCAAGCAGGTTCCTGTCGGCCAGGCGGCTGGGCGTGTAGAGGATATCGGCGAGCGCATCGGTGACAACCCGGTTGATCTCCTCGGGCATGCGGCGGTCCCGGCTGCGAAGGCCGGCTTCCACATGGGCCACGGCGATACCAAGCTTGGCGGCCACCAGCGCGGCGGCGATCGTGGAGTTGACATCGCCGACCACCACCACCACGTGGGGAGCGATCCCGGAGGCCACTTTCTCGAACTCCAGCATGATCCTGGCGGTCTGTTCGGCCTGGCTGCCGGAACCGACACCCAGGTGGACGTCCGGCTCGGGGATACCCAGTTCGCTGAAAAACACGTCGTTCATCAGGTTGTCGTAATGTTGCCCGGTATGTACCAGCGCGAACTCGAACCGGTCCGGGTATTTTGCTATTTCCGCGGCCAGCGGCGCTATTTTCATGAAGTTGGGCCGGGCACCCACCACCGCCGCGATTTTAAGTTTGCCGCTCAACAAATATTCCTTTCAAACCTGTAAGTTGCCGGATAGTTGAATTGCGCGCTAAGTCCTTGTCGATAGCCGGAATATATATCATTCACTCACTGAATGAAAGAACGCTCCGCCTGTCTCAACGGAACGCGAATGTCCGCCACGGGCTGGCCAGAGAAGGTTTCCCCACCGGGACCACCCGGAAGCGCCAAGGGTTGTACTGCGGGAAGGCCCGCCAGAACATCCTGGTGAACGGACCGTAGCTCTGCGAATTGCCCTCGACAATAAACGAGCCGGTCAGGTGGTACCTGCCGGACCCGACCTCGTAGTCGATCCTGTAGGCGGCCTGCGGCGGACCGCTCCAGCGGACCGTGATCGTCCCGCTGTCATCCCCGTGGGCCAGGCTATCGCTTTCAGCCGGGAACAGCACCTCCACCGCTTCGGAGGGTGCAATCCGGCTGCCGGCGCCGGTTTGGGCAAGCTGCTTCTCCACCTGCCCCAGCGCCGCCAGGTTGGCGAATATGTCGGCGGCCAGCAGACCCTTGAGCCTGACCAGCTCCTGCGGGCGGTCGTTGGCCACATCGGTTTGCTCGGACGGGTCGCTGCGCAGGTCGTAGAGTTGGTAGGTTGGTTCCGCAGCCGGTTCGCGGCGCTGGATCAGCTTCCAGCGTTCAGTCCGCACACCCCGCAGCCAGGTCAGTTCCACGCTGTCCGGGCACTGGTAGCCGCAGGTGCTGGTCTCGAAAAACAGGTGATCGCGTACCGGGCCGTCCGCGCCCCTGAGCACATCGAGCAATGACTTTCCCTGCACCGGAGCGGCCGGTTCGAGCCCGAGACAGGCGAACAGGGTGGGTATCAGGTCCACCGTCTGCACCAGCCCGTCGTAACGCCTGCCGGCACTCCCGCCGCCGGGCAGGCAGATAATCAGCGGAATCCGCACCACTTCGTCGAACAGAGTGCCTTCGAGGCTGGTGGAAGCGTGGCCCACCCAGCCGTGGTCGAACAGTTCCTCGCCGTGGTCGGCGGTCAGGACCACGATCGAACTGTCGAACAGCTCCAGGCTGTCGAGCACCGCGATCACCTCGCCCAGTTCCTCGTCCTGGGCGGCCACCTCGGCATCGTACAGCGCGTTGATTATCCGGATCTGCTCGGCACTGAACTCAGTTTCCCCGAACGGCATCACCACGCTGCTGGTGATCCCGGTCACGGCCGAGGTGTCCACGCCGCCGGGCAGGAATGTCCTCAGCCATTTATCCGGCGGGTTGTAGGGCAGGTGCGGCCCGTGGTAGTGATACCAGGCCAGAAAAGTCGTGTCCGCGTACTCGGCCAGGAACTCGGGCAGGTGAAGGCGCCTGTTGGGGGTGAACCCGAGATTCAGGTAGTTGGGCATCGGGAACATGTAGTTCACCTGAGGCACCAGCCAGCCGGCCTCGCGCAGCTGCTCGGTCGGTGTGGTCAGCCCCGGCGGCACACTCTGGCCCCGCCGCTGAACTCCGTGAACTCCGGGATAGAGCCCGGTCAGCAGGCTGACCAGCGAGGCGTTGGTCCAGCTCGCCGTGCTGAACGCGTTGGTGAACGTTACTCCCCGGCTTGCCAGCTTGTCGATATTGGGCGTCACCGCGCGCGCGCAGCCGTAGCAGCCCAGGCGGTCGGGGCGGAAACTGTCCACCGTGAGCAGGATGATATTCGGCCGTTCGGCGGTGGCGGCGAGCAGCCCCGTAGCTGATACAATCAGCAGCGCGAGCAATAACGGCAAGTTGCGCAAAGGAGTGCGTTCCCTATTTTTTGGCTGAGTCGTATTTTATGATTAAATCTGCTATCCGGTTGCTGTCCGGGGCGGCGGGACTGGCCGCGAGGTATTTGCGCAATCGCTCCACTCCCCGAGCGCTCCGTCCCAAGCGAATATCCAGCAAACCGGCTTCCCTGAGAATGTCGGATCGGTAGTCGACCAGAACCAGCAAATGCTCGACAAGCGCCGCCGACTCCTGCCATCGCTCCTGTTTCTGCAGGTAGTATGCCAGCTTCCACAGCGCTGCCTGGTCGGCAGGATGCACTCGCAGCTTGGCTTGCATCACGTCCACCGCCTGGTCCCACTCCCCCTTTCGCTCGAAAATTTCGGCCAGATTGTCCCAGTAATGGGGCTGGACCGTCCGGGGGTTGGCAAGGATCAAAGCGGTCGAGAGAACTGCGGCCAGAGCCAGTGCCAGCAACGGTTCCAGCAGTTTTCTAAGCCGCCACTTCTCCGCCGCCCTGTCCAGGCCCGCCGCGGTGAATAGAATCAGCACCGGCCACAGCGGCACCCGGAGGCGGCTGGTAATAAAGAACAGCACCAGCGTGCCGCCGTAGAGCAGAAGATAACAGTACAGCGGAAAAAGTTGCCGCCAGCGCCCGCGGGTCAGCACAATCCCCGCTAGGCCGAACGCCAGATAAAAGCCCCAGGACAGCACGTTTCCCAGAGCGAGCAAGGGGTTGTCAGCCTGAAGCTGATAGAAATTGACATTGTTCGGCTGCTCGTAATCGGCGAGCAGAATTTTTGCCTTCTTAACCTGAAGCTTCACGAAATCCGTTGAAAGCACCGGCACCAGTTCTTTTGCCGGATAGCCGAACCCGCCGCTGGAGTCGTAGCTGTTGCCAATTTTCCAGTTCTCGTTGAAATTAGTCGAGATCAACGCCCATTTGCCGCCGATCAATCTGTTGTGCAGGGTCGCGGGGGAAATAACAATCACGCCGGCCAGACTCAGAGCAAGCGCGGCCAACGTACCGCGCCGACGGTTCCCGGACCCCAGCCAGACCCACGCCGCCGCCACCGGCCATAGCGCCAGCATGTTGGCCCGCGCCAGCGCACCGATTCCCAATATCGCCCCGGCCACAGCCGATGTCCGCAGCGGCTGCGACGGGTCGAAACGATAGAGCGCCAACAGGAACGTAACGTTGAGGAAAGTCACCAGCGTGGCGCGCAGCAGGAAAATTTCGTAGAACGGGAAAATCGGCGTAACCGCAACCAGCCCGGCCGCGATCAGGCCGG comes from Candidatus Glassbacteria bacterium and encodes:
- the asnB gene encoding asparagine synthase (glutamine-hydrolyzing); amino-acid sequence: MCGIAGIADSSGVPIEQQLLGAMASAIVHRGPDDDGFYRNPAAEGTGDGGASAGLAFRRLSIIDVAGGRQPLASEDGSIKLVFNGEIYNYLQLTEQLEAAGHRFATRSDAETVIHLYESHGIDGACRRLRGMFAFALWDQNRGELHLARDRAGKKPLVYHRAGGRISFSSELASLLTDRRIERRIDWSAISHFLTFMCVPAPLTAFDGVCKLPPAHWLSWRDGRIQTGRYWELSYGPKLNISREEACEAIREKLLEATSLRLMSEVPLGAFLSGGIDSSAVVAAMSRAGGGRVKTFSIGFEEKKFNELPYARMVARAYDTEHEEFIVQPKALEVLPLLVRHYGEPYADSSAIPTFYLSRMTRRHVTVALNGDGGDESFTGYRRHYAMHMADLFHSLPSPVRKLGSGVLGLVCPRAHERTSLAAGLRRFAEAANLPRTERYARFIGFFSEDSKRELLSATALDAAGSTNSVELLRPLFEQARELDGSEAAAFVDTMFYLPNDLLVKVDIATMANGLEGRSPLLDHELMELAARLPAAYKLRGRKLKAILKEAVSPWLPPEVLSRRKWGFAVPIGSWFRGELREFVADHLLGDSFANRGFFNPEKVQALLEQHWEGRRDRGHHLWILLMFELWLREFFDGQDG
- a CDS encoding N-acetyltransferase, which codes for MSDDSKKYFAHETACIDDGAVIGEGTKIWHFSHVMGGARLGRDCSLGQNVVVHSTAIVGDGVKIQNNVSLYDGVILEDYVFCGPSMVFTNVVNPRSHTPRKDEYKQTLVKQGTTIGANATVVCGNTIGVHAFVGAASLVTRDVPDHALVFGVPARLQGWMCTCGVRLELGIDPEGAEETVCAACGRSFSRKGRVVRKQPTREAGE
- a CDS encoding UDP-N-acetylglucosamine 2-epimerase (non-hydrolyzing), translated to MKIAPLAAEIAKYPDRFEFALVHTGQHYDNLMNDVFFSELGIPEPDVHLGVGSGSQAEQTARIMLEFEKVASGIAPHVVVVVGDVNSTIAAALVAAKLGIAVAHVEAGLRSRDRRMPEEINRVVTDALADILYTPSRLADRNLLDEGVAKEKISLVGNIMIDSLIGFLEPAGKRKVAAELGLPADGYGLVTLHRPANVDNREILAEIVAALVEVSRSLPLVFPVHPRTVKMLAESGLDSALQNAEGISLIEPLGYLDFLCLMKSARLAISDSGGVQEETTYLGIPCITLRENTERPETILEGTNTLAGHNRELIVRLASDAAEGRGKTGGNLEFWDGKVAGRIVDDLEQRRAWLMTPHDQRVDRAAIQLDAFNPVSGKNQ
- a CDS encoding sulfatase-like hydrolase/transferase: MRNLPLLLALLIVSATGLLAATAERPNIILLTVDSFRPDRLGCYGCARAVTPNIDKLASRGVTFTNAFSTASWTNASLVSLLTGLYPGVHGVQRRGQSVPPGLTTPTEQLREAGWLVPQVNYMFPMPNYLNLGFTPNRRLHLPEFLAEYADTTFLAWYHYHGPHLPYNPPDKWLRTFLPGGVDTSAVTGITSSVVMPFGETEFSAEQIRIINALYDAEVAAQDEELGEVIAVLDSLELFDSSIVVLTADHGEELFDHGWVGHASTSLEGTLFDEVVRIPLIICLPGGGSAGRRYDGLVQTVDLIPTLFACLGLEPAAPVQGKSLLDVLRGADGPVRDHLFFETSTCGYQCPDSVELTWLRGVRTERWKLIQRREPAAEPTYQLYDLRSDPSEQTDVANDRPQELVRLKGLLAADIFANLAALGQVEKQLAQTGAGSRIAPSEAVEVLFPAESDSLAHGDDSGTITVRWSGPPQAAYRIDYEVGSGRYHLTGSFIVEGNSQSYGPFTRMFWRAFPQYNPWRFRVVPVGKPSLASPWRTFAFR